A part of Pongo pygmaeus isolate AG05252 chromosome 14, NHGRI_mPonPyg2-v2.0_pri, whole genome shotgun sequence genomic DNA contains:
- the RNF113B gene encoding RING finger protein 113B, giving the protein MAAPPSPGRTANQADQVCTFLFKKPGRKGAAGLRKRPACDPEHGESSSSGDEGDTVARPPRVAPRPRGLHSRQKAAHGDRRGEEAAPESLGVVYRSTRSAKPVGPEDMGATADFEQDTEKDHHTQTIFKCSQRVQEALRGREHDHIYRGIHSYPRYLKPKDTSMGNSSGMARKGPIRAPGHLRATVRWDYQPDICKDYKETGFCGFGDSCKFLHDRSDYKHGWEIERELEEGRYGICEDENHEVGSEEEEIPFRCFICRQAFQNPVVTKCRHYFCESCALEHFRATPRCYVCDQPTGGIFNPAKELMAKLQKLQAAEGKKEKDSSLYAHWGEAAC; this is encoded by the exons ATGGCAGCGCCACCTTCTCCAGGAAGGACGGCCAACCAGGCAGACCAGGTATGCACCTTCCTCTTCAAAAAGCCTGGACGGAAAGGGGCTGCAGGCCTCAGAAAGCGCCCGGCCTGTGACCCCGAGCACGGAGAGAGCAGCAGCAGCGGGGACGAGGGCGACACAGTGGCTCGGCCCCCGCGGGTGGCACCGAGGCCCCGGGGCCTCCACAGCCGGCAGAAGGCGGCTCACGGCGACAGGAGGGGCGAGGAGGCGGCGCCTGAGAGCCTCGGCGTAGTGTACAGGTCCACCCGCTCGGCGAAGCCTGTGGGGCCGGAGGACATGGGGGCCACCGCTGACTTCGAGCAGGACACTGAGAAGGACCACCATACGCAGACCATCTTCAAGTGCAGCCAGCGGGTCCAGGAGGCATTGCGGGGCCGGGAGCACGACCACATCTACCGGGGAATCCACAGCTACCCGAGGTACCTGAAGCCCAAGGACACGTCCATGGGCAACTCCTCGGGGATGGCGAGGAAGGGCCCCATACGTGCGCCAGGGCACCTGCGCGCCACTGTGCGCTGGGATTACCAGCCTGACATCTGCAAGGACTACAAGGAGACTGGCTTCTGTGGCTTCGGGGACAGCTGCAAATTCCTCCACGACCGTTCCGATTACAAGCACGGGTGGGAGATTGAACGGGAGCTTGAAGAGGGTCGCTACGGTATCTGCGAGGACGAAAACCATGAAGTGGGAAGCGAGGAAGAAGAAATACCATTCAGGTGTTTCATATGTCGCCAGGCCTTCCAAAACCCAGTCGTCACCAAGTGCAGGCATTATTTCTGCGAGAGCTGCGCGCTGGAGCATTTCCGGGCCACCCCGCGCTGCTACGTCTGTGACCAGCCAACCGGCGGCATCTTTAACCCCGCCAAAGAACTGATGGCGAAACTGCAAAAGCTTCAGGCTGCAGAAG gaaaaaaagagaaagactcaAGTCTGTATGCGCACTGGGGAGAAGCAGCCTGTTGA